From the genome of Halobacteriovoraceae bacterium:
AAGATAATTTTTGCTCCAATTCGAGGAGAAGTAAGCTCGATACTGAAGACCTGTTTAAAGTTTTTGGGCAATTTATTTTCAAAAAGGTATATCCTCTCCTTTATGGAGTCATCGCGAATATTAGTTTGTCCTGTAAGAATATCAAGCATCCCATCACCATTAAAATCAAATACAACTGTACCACTTGGGTTGACGATATTTATCCCAAATTCTTCTGATTTATCTTCAAAGGAGCTTGAAGTTTCTTGTATAAACGTAACTAGTCTTGTATCTGGAGGGAAACTAGTATTATCAACAATTAAATCTCCCTTTGAATCTGCATTTAAATCAGTCCAGACAGATCGTTTGTCAGACTGAGTCCAATTCAACTTACCTTTGTCATCAAAGTACTCACTTCTAAGAAACTTAGGTACATTGGAACTTTCAATTCCAGTTAGAATAGAGGAACGATCCCTTGATTCACTCTCATATGAATGAGAAACTTCTCCAACAGAAATATCAAAAATACCATCATTATTATAATCATAACAATTCATATAGAAAGTATTCCCCCCGCCTCGAGTGTCAAATATTCCATTTTGATCTTGATCTATTTTGGACTCACTCGCGACATTGAGAAAATGTCTTTCAAGAGCATCTCCTGTTGTATTCATCCATAATTTATTTGCATGTCCACTGCTTGATGAAACGAGAATATCTGCATGGCCATCATTATTAAAATCGCAAGTACTTACACCAAAAGAGGGCGTTATATCGAGATAGTTTTCGAACTCAAGTTTTTGTGGCTCTCCAACAAGCAAGGCCGGTTTGTCTACAAATTTGCCATTTTCATTGACAAGAAATTTATCAGGAACAGGAATGGGAAATTGTCTTTTATAATTATACCAATTGGCCAAGTAGAGATCCAAGTCTCCATCTAAGTCATAGTCAACAACGGCAACACTGGCCACAGGTACATCGAGTTTAGGAAACGCAACATCACTTTTTTCAAAAAAAAGTTGTTTGCCCTTTAATATACCTTTGAATAACCTCAAAGGGAGATCTTCCCATACATTTTTCTGATTTAGAGTAATGAGCAACAAATCTAGAATATTGTCATTATTGTAGTCAAAAAAGAGTAATGAATTTGCTCTTTCGTTTGTGGGTAATCTAGAAAGATTTGATTTTTTAAATTTTTTTAATAATGGCCAGTACTCATAAAATTCTGGAATTGAATAATGTGAACTAATAAGTACGATGTCATTATATCCATCGCCATTGAAATCTATAATATTAAATCTGTGACCAGTAATATTTGCTAACCCCATCTTTTCAGTAACATCTTCAAAGAATATGTCCTTTTTAGAAGTTGGCCCTGGTTCGAAATTTATTTTTTGTGTATTTTTAGTTTCTTCTTTTTGACTATTTTGATCAACATTTTCAACAACTAACTTTGAAGAACACGACAAGAGAAAGAAGAGGAAAAAAATATTTCCTCTCCTTGTAACTAAACTAATAATCGATAATATCCAGTCCATAGCCACCATTTTTAGTCAGCTGTTCAGTAACTTTAATTATGGTTTTATCTTTATTATTTGTCATGCCTTTAAGCTCTCCAATAAATTTTTTCTTTGAATCATCTAGGGCCAGTTTAGCGAGATTAAGCACATAGTCTTTTCTCTCTTTCTCAATACTATCACTGTTAAGAATTGTAGTGGTCCGAGAGATCACTGAAATCATCACATAGAGTTCGATGGCCATATTGGCCATCCTTCCTTGAGGGAGTTCATGATCTATAATTTTCTTACCATATTTGATAAGTGTGTTTTCCACTTGAATAGCAAAGCCACTGAGCATCGATGAAAACTGATCAGCATACTCTTCCAAATCTGGGTGGTATTGAGAGAGAACTTTATTAGCAAACATTTTAGAAAGTCTACCCTTTGCAAAATCAGTTAGAACACCTAAAGATTTGATAGGATCTTTTAGAGCGTTTGAAACATCAGAAATTTTACCAAGCTCTTTTAGTCTCTCAGATGGTCCTCTCACTCCAGAAAGAGCTAAAAAGCATCTTAGAATTTCATTTGTCCCTTCGAAAATGAGCTGTATTCTTGCATCCCTCATCATTCGCTCGTAGGGATATTCACACATATAACCAATTCCAGCGGCGATTTGCATTCCCATGTCTACAACGTCCCATAAATTTTCAGAACCATAAATTTTGCAAACCGCTGTTTCCAGATAATAATCATTGAGACCCTTACACATGTTTCCAGTAGTCATATAGACGACACATTCAGTTGCATAAGTTTTAAAGGCCATCTGTGCCAGTTTGTCTTGGATAAGACCAAACTGATTAATAGATTTTCCAAATTGTTTTCTTTCTTCAGCTTGGCCAGTGGCCAGTTTTAGAATTTCTTGCATACCTGAAACACAACCTGCTCCTAATGATAGCCTGCCGCTATTTAAAACGTTCATAGCGATTTTAAATCCCTTACCAGGGCCTCCGATCATATTTCCAGCAGGAACTTTTACTTTATCAAAATAAACAGCTCTGGTTTCAGAGGCCTTAATTCCCATTTTGACTTCTTTTTCACCAAAAGAAACACCTTCCATTTCTTTTTCGACGATAAAACAAGAAATTTTTTCGACACTCTTTCCCTCTATTTCGTGGTCTGTCTTACAAAATACAGAATAAAAATCTGCCATTCCACCATTTGTGATCCAAAGCTTCTGGCCAGTTATGGTGAAGGTTCCATCTCCATTATCCACAGCTTTGGTTTTAATTGAGTAGGCATCTGAGCCTGAACTTGGTTCCGTTAAGCAAAAAGCTGCAATTTTTTCTCCCGTAGCAAGAAGAGGTAACCACTTCGCTTTTTGCTCTTCATTTCCTTCATTTAACAGGGCCCGATATCCAATTGACTGATGAGCTCCTAGAGTTGTGGCAACAGAAGCATCTGCTCTAGCGACTTCTGCAAAGACTCTCGAGTAGAGGGAATAATCTAATTCCATTCCATTATATTGTTCCGGAACGGCCAACCCACAAAGCCCAAGCTCTGCTAGACCTTGAATGATCTCAACAGGAATCTGCGACTCATGATCCATCTTTTCACTATCGATCTGATCCTCAGAAAACTTTGCAATCGCACTCACCATTTCCTTGGCCATCTCCTTTTGATCCTGTGTAAAAGACGGAAAAGGAAATGTTGCTGCTTCTTCTATCTCACCATAAAAGAAACTACCGACTACCGAGTTTAATTGTTTACCTTCCTGTTGTGACATACTCCATCCTTTTTTATAAAAAATATATTCGATCATTTTAATACAACAAATTGTTCAAGTTAACAAAAAATAGAGGTAAGAAGACTATTCCTCTTTTGTTTGCGCCGTCCCATTAATGTATACTTAAACTATAATAGGCATATTGCGAGAAAGTTTACAAAACTCTTGCAAGTTTTTGCAAAAACATTGAAAAAGCTAGTTTAGGATACCCTAAAAAAAGGATCTGGCCCTGGCATGAAAAAATTTTTAAGCAAACTCTTTAAAAGAAAATCTACGAAGAAAAACGAGTTTGATGACCTTCAAAGTGAAATCGATGCTGACAGTTCAGATGTCTTCACTATTGATGATGATGAGACTCACATCATTCATCATAGCTCAGAAGACGAAACTGAGCTTTTGGAAGACTTTGAAATCCCTGGTGTTCCACCTTCAATTAAGACAAGTTTTATGACTCGTCTTTTAAATCAACTAAAGAATTTAAAAAATAAAAAAATATCCACTAGTCAGTTTAAAAGCATTGATCTTAGTAAATTAAACTCAAACTCCTTCATTCAAAAAATAAAAAAAATAAAGTGGGAAGGTTATATTGATGAGATATTTGCAACTGAAAATAGACCAAAATTTCATAAAATATTTAAGGGCTCAATTATCATCTTCTCCTCTATTACTTTGGGAAATATTATAGGTGCATTTATCCACTATACTCCTGAAGCTCCAATTAACTCAATGGTATCGATGAATAGTGCTTCAGGTCTTGATCAAAAACAAATCCAACAAGTAAGCAACACAAATCCATTTAAGGCCAAAGTTGAAGTTATCCGACCAAAAACAGATAAACCTAAAGTTGTGATTGATGAAAATAAAATTTGTCATCAATCGAATGAGAAAACATCACTTCAAATCAAATTTGAATCTGCAATTGTCTTACAAGACTCAGTAAAATCTATTGCAGCTGTTTCAGTTAAAAGTGGAAAAGAATTGTTAAGAATTCGTCAAGGTGACAAGATACAAAATATGGCAAAAGTTGGATTAATCACTCCAGAAAAAATCATTTTCAACAATTTACAAACTGGAAAGTGTGAGTATATTAGCAGCTCTCAAAAAGATATGTTCAAAAAAAGTCGTTCAGCGGGTGAAATTGGCGACATAATTAGTAAAAGCGAAGGAAATAAAATTCTTAATAATCTAAAGAAACAAGGAATTCGAAGCGAAGGGAACAAGCTTATTATACCTAGCTCTCTGAAAAGAACTGCCTTTTCTAATATGCAAGAAATTCTAACCCAGGCCAGAGCAATTCCAATACCTAAAGCTGATGGAACCATGGAATTTAAAATTGTTGATGTCGTTCCTGATGGAGTGTTCGCACAATTAAATATTCAAGATGATGACAAGATTACTCATATTGATGGTAGACCCATTAAAAATATGAACGAAATTATGACGCTCTTCGGACAATTTGCTGATTTACAACAGTTACAACTTACAATTGAAAGAGACGGAAACTCAAGTCAATTAGAGTATGTTTTTGAATAAGGAAATAACCATGGTAAACAAACAAACCATTTTCAAGTTGCAGGTAGTTTTAGCTCTGGCCCTATTCTGTCAGTTACCGGCGCTAGCACAATTTAAACAGTTTCGCTCGAAGACAAAACTAGCTAATAATTCTTCTCATTCAAAAGCTGAAGTAGAAGTTGAATCTGAAGCCGAAGATTCAGTTACAAACGATGATCCCTTCGGACATGATTCAGGATTAGGAGATATCAAACTTCCTAAGGCAAAAAAAGATAATCGCCTAGTTAACCTCAATCCAGAGACAGCTTTTGGCCCTGAGATGATTGAAAAATTTGAATACACTGACGTCTCTCTCATGGATTTAACAAAAGATATGCAAAAACTG
Proteins encoded in this window:
- a CDS encoding PDZ domain-containing protein — protein: MKKFLSKLFKRKSTKKNEFDDLQSEIDADSSDVFTIDDDETHIIHHSSEDETELLEDFEIPGVPPSIKTSFMTRLLNQLKNLKNKKISTSQFKSIDLSKLNSNSFIQKIKKIKWEGYIDEIFATENRPKFHKIFKGSIIIFSSITLGNIIGAFIHYTPEAPINSMVSMNSASGLDQKQIQQVSNTNPFKAKVEVIRPKTDKPKVVIDENKICHQSNEKTSLQIKFESAIVLQDSVKSIAAVSVKSGKELLRIRQGDKIQNMAKVGLITPEKIIFNNLQTGKCEYISSSQKDMFKKSRSAGEIGDIISKSEGNKILNNLKKQGIRSEGNKLIIPSSLKRTAFSNMQEILTQARAIPIPKADGTMEFKIVDVVPDGVFAQLNIQDDDKITHIDGRPIKNMNEIMTLFGQFADLQQLQLTIERDGNSSQLEYVFE
- a CDS encoding acyl-CoA dehydrogenase family protein; this encodes MSQQEGKQLNSVVGSFFYGEIEEAATFPFPSFTQDQKEMAKEMVSAIAKFSEDQIDSEKMDHESQIPVEIIQGLAELGLCGLAVPEQYNGMELDYSLYSRVFAEVARADASVATTLGAHQSIGYRALLNEGNEEQKAKWLPLLATGEKIAAFCLTEPSSGSDAYSIKTKAVDNGDGTFTITGQKLWITNGGMADFYSVFCKTDHEIEGKSVEKISCFIVEKEMEGVSFGEKEVKMGIKASETRAVYFDKVKVPAGNMIGGPGKGFKIAMNVLNSGRLSLGAGCVSGMQEILKLATGQAEERKQFGKSINQFGLIQDKLAQMAFKTYATECVVYMTTGNMCKGLNDYYLETAVCKIYGSENLWDVVDMGMQIAAGIGYMCEYPYERMMRDARIQLIFEGTNEILRCFLALSGVRGPSERLKELGKISDVSNALKDPIKSLGVLTDFAKGRLSKMFANKVLSQYHPDLEEYADQFSSMLSGFAIQVENTLIKYGKKIIDHELPQGRMANMAIELYVMISVISRTTTILNSDSIEKERKDYVLNLAKLALDDSKKKFIGELKGMTNNKDKTIIKVTEQLTKNGGYGLDIIDY
- a CDS encoding CRTAC1 family protein, with protein sequence MDWILSIISLVTRRGNIFFLFFLLSCSSKLVVENVDQNSQKEETKNTQKINFEPGPTSKKDIFFEDVTEKMGLANITGHRFNIIDFNGDGYNDIVLISSHYSIPEFYEYWPLLKKFKKSNLSRLPTNERANSLLFFDYNNDNILDLLLITLNQKNVWEDLPLRLFKGILKGKQLFFEKSDVAFPKLDVPVASVAVVDYDLDGDLDLYLANWYNYKRQFPIPVPDKFLVNENGKFVDKPALLVGEPQKLEFENYLDITPSFGVSTCDFNNDGHADILVSSSSGHANKLWMNTTGDALERHFLNVASESKIDQDQNGIFDTRGGGNTFYMNCYDYNNDGIFDISVGEVSHSYESESRDRSSILTGIESSNVPKFLRSEYFDDKGKLNWTQSDKRSVWTDLNADSKGDLIVDNTSFPPDTRLVTFIQETSSSFEDKSEEFGINIVNPSGTVVFDFNGDGMLDILTGQTNIRDDSIKERIYLFENKLPKNFKQVFSIELTSPRIGAKIIFQTTKGKRTRWIQPHAGNFVSQSQMQEIFYLHDDEKLIHIEVAWPILKNGKKSQLVNKYVPKKNKKKIRNLKLFPSGKLVEIKK